From Xiphophorus maculatus strain JP 163 A chromosome 12, X_maculatus-5.0-male, whole genome shotgun sequence, the proteins below share one genomic window:
- the LOC111610331 gene encoding uncharacterized serine-rich protein C215.13-like: MDMKSRFTDNTSSRTSSTRTSSTHNTSTHNTSTRTSSTHNTSSHNTSTRTSSTHNTSTHNTSTHNTSTHTSSTRTSSTHNTSSHNTSSRTSSTHNTSTRNTSSHNTSSHNTSSRTSSTHNTSTHNTSTRNTSSHNTSSCNTSSYNTSSRTSSTHNTSTRNTSSHNTSSHNTSSRTSSTHNTSTRNTSSHNTSSCNTSSHNTSSRTSSTHNTSTHNTSTRNTSSHNTSSCNTSSHNTSSRTSSTHTSSTHTSSTHTSSTRNTSTRNTSSHNTSSHNTSTRNTSSRTSSTRNTSTHNTSTHTSSTRNTSTSNTSTHTSSTRNTSTSNTSSHNTSTSNTSTHTSSSSVSVTP; this comes from the exons ATGGATATGAAG agtagATTTACTGACAACACCTCCTCTCGCACATCCTCCACCCGCACATCCTCCACCCACAACACCTCCACCCACAACACCTCCACCCGCACATCCTCCACCCACAACACCTCCTCCCACAACACCTCCACCCGCACATCCTCCACCCACAACACCTCCACCCACAACACCTCCACCCACAACACCTCCACCCACACATCCTCCACCCGCACATCCTCCACCCACAACACCTCCTCCCACAACACCTCCTCTCGCACATCCTCCACCCACAACACCTCCACCCGCAACACCTCCTCCCACAACACCTCCTCCCACAACACCTCCTCTCGCACATCTTCCACCCACAACACCTCCACCCACAACACCTCCACCCGCAACACCTCCTCCCACAACACCTCCTCCTGCAACACCTCCTCCTACAACACCTCCTCTCGCACATCCTCCACCCACAACACCTCCACCCGCAACACCTCCTCCCACAACACCTCCTCCCACAACACCTCCTCTCGCACATCCTCCACCCACAACACCTCCACCCGCAACACCTCCTCCCACAACACCTCCTCCTGCAACACCTCCTCCCACAACACCTCCTCTCGCACATCTTCCACCCACAACACCTCCACCCACAACACCTCCACCCGCAACACCTCCTCCCACAACACCTCCTCCTGCAACACCTCCTCCCACAACACCTCCTCTCGCACATCTTCCACCCACACATCCTCCACCCACACATCCTCCACCCACACATCCTCCACCCGCAACACCTCCACCCGCAACACCTCCTCCCACAACACCTCCTCCCACAACACCTCCACCCGCAACACCTCCTCTCGCACATCCTCCACCCGCAACACCTCCACCCACAACACCTCCACCCACACATCCTCCACCCGCAACACCTCCACCAGCAACACCTCCACCCACACATCCTCCACCCGCAACACCTCCACCAGCAACACCTCCTCCCACAACACCTCCACCAGCAACACCTCCACCCACACATCCTCCTCCTCGGTCTCAGTGACTCCATGA
- the srp19 gene encoding signal recognition particle 19 kDa protein, producing MAHLTENPADKERFICVYPIYINSKKTLAEGRRIPTEKAVENPSCAEIRDVLTAAGMNVYVENKMHPREWNRDVQFRGRVRVQLKQTDGSLCQDKFRSRKDVMFYVAEMIPKLKTRTQKSGGSDSSAQQGEGGKKSKKKKK from the exons ATGGCTCATCTGACTGAAAACCCCGCTGATAAAGAAAG GTTCATCTGCGTCTATCCCATCTACATCAACAGCAAGAAGACGCTGGCTGAGGGACGCAGGATCCCCACAGAGAAG GCGGTGGAGAACCCGTCCTGCGCAGAGATCCGTGACGTTTTGACAGCTGCAGGGATGAACGTCTACGTGGAG AACAAGATGCATCCCAGGGAGTGGAACCGGGACGTCCAGTTCAGAGGTCGGGTCAGAGTCCAGCTGAAGCAGACGGACGGCAGTCTGTGTCAGGACAAGTTCAGATCCC GGAAGGACGTGATGTTCTACGTCGCTGAGATGATCCCCAAGCTAAAGACTCGAACCCAGAAGAGCGGAGGAAGTGACAGCAGCGCCCAGCAGGGCGAGGGCGGCAAGaagagcaagaagaagaagaaatga